The following are encoded together in the Thalassomonas haliotis genome:
- a CDS encoding SymE family type I addiction module toxin, producing MAEYHHTPELCPAKVKYPRYRQFTVLETTCESAAKTRGLGINYVPVNLEPCIVLRGKWLRQAGFPIGQKVSIVINPGEILITLKQVC from the coding sequence ATGGCTGAATATCATCATACGCCAGAGCTTTGTCCGGCAAAAGTAAAATATCCTCGCTACCGCCAGTTCACCGTACTGGAAACCACCTGCGAGTCGGCAGCGAAAACCCGCGGCCTGGGCATTAACTATGTCCCGGTAAACCTTGAACCTTGTATTGTACTGCGGGGAAAATGGCTCCGCCAGGCCGGTTTCCCTATCGGGCAAAAGGTGAGTATTGTGATAAATCCGGGAGAAATTCTTATTACGCTTAAACAGGTTTGCTAA
- a CDS encoding PEP-CTERM sorting domain-containing protein — MKKISQLLLTSSFLLASAASQASLINFYAPGVYSSDISAMDAALGITGYEIESFDDTQLIDGLSYSFINPDTEQSTELVNVLNYPGLSWDDGYVLSNGNGGNNRWSGTWVQGITFFFEGGITGFGTGMAQVETGYGGLHSLQINGQDYGYLEDHANFASSNGRNGYLKINAEGNELIHSVTILSSRANADGFTFDHLAISRAASAAVPEPTSIALLALGLIGGGFSRRLMKK; from the coding sequence ATGAAAAAAATCTCTCAACTTCTCTTAACCAGCTCTTTCTTACTTGCCAGTGCAGCCAGCCAGGCAAGCTTGATCAACTTTTATGCCCCCGGGGTTTACTCTTCAGATATTTCTGCCATGGATGCCGCATTAGGGATCACAGGTTATGAAATAGAAAGCTTTGATGATACTCAGCTGATTGACGGCCTCAGCTACTCCTTTATCAACCCCGATACAGAGCAAAGCACCGAACTGGTCAACGTATTAAATTACCCCGGTCTAAGCTGGGATGACGGTTATGTATTGTCAAACGGCAACGGCGGCAATAACCGCTGGAGTGGTACTTGGGTGCAGGGCATCACTTTTTTCTTTGAAGGCGGCATTACCGGTTTCGGTACCGGCATGGCTCAAGTAGAAACCGGCTATGGCGGCCTTCACTCCCTGCAAATCAACGGTCAGGATTACGGTTACCTCGAAGATCATGCTAACTTCGCCAGCAGCAACGGCCGCAACGGCTACTTAAAAATCAACGCCGAAGGCAATGAACTGATCCATTCGGTAACAATTTTAAGCAGCAGAGCCAATGCCGACGGTTTCACCTTTGATCACCTGGCAATTAGCCGTGCAGCATCGGCCGCCGTGCCTGAGCCCACCAGTATTGCGCTATTAGCCTTAGGTTTGATAGGTGGTGGTTTTAGCCGCCGGTTAATGAAAAAGTAA